A genome region from Sphingomonas sp. BGYR3 includes the following:
- the nadB gene encoding L-aspartate oxidase — MSNDPHSADILVIGSGAAGLTAALNLADRFRVTVLAKGGLAEGSTAWAQGGIAAVLEEGDTFESHIEDTMVAGAGLNDRATVEFVVEGAPAAIRRLEELGVPFNMDGNTLHLTREGGHSHRRIVHVNDATGWAVQEALLNAARAHRNITLVPDMVVIDLATSRHETRYSGAGQVWGVYALNRATGRVELFTARATVLATGGAGRTYQFSTAPRGATGDGIAMAWRAGARVSNMEFMQFHPTCLFNLDVKNFLITEAVRGEGGHLLIPDTGYRFMPDFDPRLELAPRDVVARAIDHEIKRLGLDYVHLDISHRGPEFVKEHFPTIHAKLLTLGIDMTVDPIPVVPAQHYTCGGVVIDRDGRTDLPGLYAAGEVTQSGLHGANRLASNSLLECFVFGEAAARHIDANWDEFRPVPAIRPWDESRVTDSDEEVIIKQNWTEIRRFMWNYVGIVRTTKRLERAAHRIKLLTEEVEDYYGHFRVTPDLIELRNLLQSADLIVRSALHRKESRGLHYTLDYPDLLPQAVDTVLVP, encoded by the coding sequence TTGTCCAACGATCCCCATAGCGCAGACATCCTGGTCATCGGTTCCGGCGCCGCCGGGCTGACGGCCGCGCTCAACCTGGCCGACCGGTTCCGCGTCACCGTGCTGGCCAAGGGCGGGCTGGCCGAAGGGTCGACGGCCTGGGCGCAGGGCGGCATCGCGGCGGTGCTGGAGGAAGGCGACACCTTCGAAAGCCATATCGAGGATACGATGGTCGCGGGCGCCGGCCTGAATGACCGGGCGACCGTCGAGTTCGTGGTCGAGGGCGCGCCAGCGGCCATCCGGCGGCTGGAGGAACTGGGTGTGCCGTTCAACATGGACGGCAACACCCTTCACCTGACGCGCGAAGGGGGCCACAGCCACCGGCGCATCGTCCATGTCAACGACGCGACCGGATGGGCGGTGCAGGAGGCGCTGCTGAACGCGGCGCGCGCGCATCGCAACATCACGCTGGTGCCCGACATGGTGGTCATCGACCTGGCGACCAGCCGCCACGAAACCCGCTATTCCGGTGCGGGGCAGGTCTGGGGCGTCTATGCGCTCAACCGCGCCACCGGCCGGGTGGAGCTGTTCACCGCGCGGGCGACGGTGCTGGCCACGGGCGGGGCGGGCAGAACTTATCAGTTCAGCACGGCACCGCGCGGCGCGACGGGCGACGGCATCGCCATGGCCTGGCGGGCGGGCGCGCGGGTGTCGAACATGGAATTCATGCAGTTCCACCCGACCTGCCTGTTCAACCTCGACGTCAAGAATTTCCTGATCACAGAGGCGGTGCGGGGCGAGGGCGGGCATCTGCTGATCCCCGACACCGGATACCGGTTCATGCCGGATTTCGACCCCCGGCTTGAGCTGGCGCCGCGCGACGTCGTGGCCCGCGCGATCGACCATGAGATCAAGCGGCTGGGCCTGGATTATGTCCATCTGGACATCAGCCATCGCGGCCCGGAGTTCGTGAAGGAACATTTCCCGACCATCCATGCCAAGCTGCTGACGCTGGGCATCGACATGACGGTCGATCCGATCCCGGTGGTGCCGGCCCAGCATTATACCTGTGGCGGGGTGGTGATCGACCGCGACGGGCGCACCGACCTGCCCGGCCTGTATGCCGCGGGCGAGGTGACGCAGTCCGGCCTGCATGGCGCGAACCGGCTGGCCAGCAACAGCCTGCTGGAATGTTTCGTGTTCGGCGAGGCGGCGGCCCGGCACATCGATGCCAACTGGGACGAATTCCGCCCTGTGCCCGCCATCCGCCCCTGGGACGAAAGCCGGGTGACGGACAGCGACGAGGAAGTGATCATCAAGCAGAACTGGACCGAGATCCGACGGTTCATGTGGAATTATGTCGGCATCGTGCGCACCACCAAAAGGCTGGAACGCGCCGCGCACCGCATCAAGCTGCTGACCGAGGAGGTGGAGGATTATTACGGCCATTTCCGCGTCACGCCCGACCTCATCGAACTGCGTAACCTGTTGCAATCGGCCGATCTGATCGTCCGGTCGGCGCTGCACCGCAAGGAAAGCCGGGGCCTGCACTACACGCTGGATTATCCCGACCTGCTGCCACAGGCGGTGGACACCGTGCTGGTTCCGTAA
- a CDS encoding DUF4173 domain-containing protein codes for MGRCGAAVLLVALGDWLFWQWGGLGSNIGWFTGAVALAALSFRPGIVRSAAALIPALAALILAAILADQPSLLGFVLFIGALGIAVLIVRYRGFDSASRWMARIAVHCILAIVGPWRDLIRLRRRTGPLTGAAFWRLVPLPLIGGAVFLALFAMANPVIEVWLGRLTVLNLDAELIARSILWLMLATFVWGYLRPRKWTLPAAKQGMPGTDELPGFTTGSVTTALVTFNLLFALQNGLDLAFLWSGAPLPDGMTLAEYAHRGAYPLIATALLAGLFVLVALRPGTATATNPLVRWLVILWTGQNLFLVASTIERTMDYVEAYSLTRLRIAALIWMALVAVGLVLILWRVLRGHDARWLINANAAVATAVLMTCSLVDLGAMAATWNVRHAAEAGGRGAELDLCYLDELGSASLIPLVELELARTHDPVFLDRIAWVRSTLLRQTLRRQTTGNWTWRDHRRIETVKAMTIARGLRLHASPDEGPNGRGCDGTPNPPSVMVEPADTRAAAPSAPSPDDRTGTMPANPSLTAEAVQ; via the coding sequence ATGGGCCGATGCGGGGCTGCGGTCCTGCTTGTGGCGCTGGGCGACTGGCTGTTCTGGCAATGGGGCGGGCTGGGGTCGAACATCGGCTGGTTCACCGGCGCGGTGGCGCTCGCGGCGCTGTCGTTCCGGCCGGGCATTGTCCGATCCGCGGCCGCACTCATCCCGGCCCTCGCCGCGCTGATCCTCGCTGCGATCCTCGCCGATCAGCCGAGCCTGCTGGGCTTTGTCCTGTTCATCGGGGCGCTGGGGATTGCCGTGCTGATCGTTCGGTATCGGGGGTTCGACAGTGCATCACGCTGGATGGCCCGGATCGCGGTGCACTGCATCCTGGCCATTGTCGGGCCATGGCGCGACCTGATCCGGCTGAGACGTCGGACCGGGCCGCTGACCGGTGCCGCATTCTGGCGGCTGGTGCCGCTGCCGCTGATCGGCGGCGCGGTGTTCCTTGCCCTGTTCGCCATGGCCAATCCGGTGATCGAGGTCTGGCTTGGCCGCCTGACCGTGCTGAACCTGGACGCGGAACTGATTGCGCGCTCGATCCTCTGGCTGATGCTCGCCACTTTTGTGTGGGGCTATCTGCGCCCGCGCAAATGGACGCTGCCTGCCGCCAAGCAGGGGATGCCGGGGACCGATGAATTGCCCGGGTTCACAACCGGGTCGGTCACGACGGCGCTGGTCACGTTCAACCTGCTGTTCGCGCTTCAGAACGGGCTCGACCTTGCCTTTCTGTGGAGCGGTGCGCCGTTGCCGGATGGCATGACGCTGGCCGAATATGCGCATCGCGGTGCCTATCCCCTGATCGCAACGGCGCTGCTGGCGGGGCTGTTCGTGCTCGTCGCGCTGCGTCCGGGCACGGCGACCGCAACCAATCCGCTGGTCCGCTGGCTGGTCATCCTGTGGACCGGGCAGAACCTGTTCCTCGTCGCGTCCACGATCGAGCGGACGATGGATTATGTCGAGGCCTATTCGCTGACCCGGCTGCGGATCGCGGCCCTGATCTGGATGGCGCTGGTCGCGGTGGGCCTGGTGCTGATCCTGTGGCGCGTGCTGCGCGGCCATGACGCCCGCTGGCTGATCAATGCCAATGCGGCGGTGGCCACCGCCGTGCTGATGACGTGCAGCCTCGTCGATCTGGGCGCGATGGCTGCGACGTGGAATGTGCGCCACGCGGCCGAAGCGGGCGGGCGGGGTGCCGAACTTGACCTGTGCTATCTGGATGAACTGGGCAGCGCGTCGCTGATCCCGCTGGTCGAGCTGGAACTGGCGCGCACCCACGATCCCGTCTTTTTGGATCGCATCGCCTGGGTCCGCAGCACCCTGTTGCGCCAGACACTGCGCCGCCAGACGACGGGCAACTGGACCTGGCGCGATCATCGCCGCATCGAAACGGTCAAGGCGATGACAATTGCCCGCGGGTTGCGGCTGCACGCATCGCCCGATGAAGGCCCGAACGGGCGTGGATGCGACGGCACGCCCAATCCGCCGTCCGTCATGGTTGAGCCGGCGGATACCCGCGCCGCCGCGCCATCCGCTCCGTCCCCCGATGACCGGACCGGCACGATGCCCGCCAATCCTTCATTGACGGCGGAGGCAGTGCAGTGA
- a CDS encoding sugar kinase, giving the protein MQGRIIGFGELLLRLTPPGKRLIVQSQSLDIEVGGAEANVLAGLAALGHSTAMISRVADNPLGDLAMATLAARGIATDAIGRTAGRMGLYFLEPGQGARASAITYDRAGSAFALAQPDDFDFDAALSGARLLHLSGITPALGPAGAAAALTAVRKARAAGVAVSFDGNYRAQLWQAWDSDPRSVLTELIGQADILFGNHRDISLITGRSFSGDGEDRRREAAEAAFALCPNLKLIASTARHVVDADTNRIAARIDLPDAAHQTDEQAVGGIVDRIGTGDAFAAGCLHAWLNGDDAQTIAETGLAMTVLKHSIPGDMPIIAPALLAAYRSGERDVRR; this is encoded by the coding sequence ATGCAGGGCAGGATCATCGGGTTTGGCGAATTGCTGTTGCGGCTGACCCCGCCGGGCAAGCGGCTCATCGTGCAGAGCCAGTCGCTGGACATCGAGGTCGGCGGGGCCGAGGCGAATGTGCTGGCCGGGCTGGCGGCGCTGGGCCATTCGACCGCGATGATCAGCCGGGTGGCGGACAATCCGCTGGGCGACCTTGCCATGGCCACGCTGGCGGCGCGCGGGATCGCCACCGATGCCATCGGCCGGACGGCGGGCCGGATGGGCCTGTATTTTCTGGAACCGGGTCAGGGCGCCCGGGCCAGCGCCATCACCTATGACCGCGCCGGTTCGGCCTTTGCGCTGGCCCAGCCAGACGATTTCGATTTCGACGCCGCGCTGTCGGGCGCGCGGCTGCTGCATCTGTCGGGCATTACGCCTGCGCTTGGCCCGGCGGGCGCGGCGGCCGCGCTGACGGCGGTGCGCAAGGCGCGGGCGGCCGGTGTCGCGGTCAGTTTCGACGGCAATTACCGGGCGCAGCTGTGGCAGGCATGGGACAGCGATCCGCGCAGCGTGCTGACCGAACTGATCGGTCAGGCCGATATCCTGTTCGGCAACCACCGCGACATCTCGCTGATCACCGGGCGCAGCTTTTCCGGCGATGGCGAGGACCGGCGGCGCGAGGCGGCAGAGGCGGCCTTTGCGCTCTGCCCCAACCTCAAGCTGATTGCATCGACAGCACGCCATGTGGTCGATGCCGACACCAACCGGATTGCCGCGCGCATCGACCTGCCCGATGCCGCGCATCAGACCGATGAACAGGCGGTCGGCGGGATCGTCGACCGGATCGGCACCGGCGATGCCTTTGCCGCCGGTTGCCTGCACGCGTGGCTGAACGGCGACGATGCGCAGACGATTGCCGAAACCGGCCTGGCGATGACGGTGCTGAAACACTCGATCCCCGGCGATATGCCGATCATCGCACCGGCGCTGCTGGCCGCGTACCGTTCGGGCGAGCGCGACGTGCGGCGGTAA
- a CDS encoding serine hydrolase encodes MIGTERDPRQHPLSSIGALALLLVGCVAPSSPQASVRPAIGVPQARAQTTSGQRTMQPSVRPVYTPPPMPVRRPAPPPPPVAPAALSATIDRLGRDFGGKLGIAVVSTDQCWSTAFNGDVPMPQQSVSKLWVAITLMDLRDQGRLTLDDPITVRPEDITLFHSPVSALVKGDGYRTTVRDLLARAMMSSDNTANDRLLNYVGGPEAVRRMVAQKGLGSIKFGPGERLLQSQTAGLAWRQEYAGRAFYTARANLPLVTRQKAFDAYVANPMDGAAASAIAHALVRLHKGELLSEGSTAHLMGLMEGSRTGKERLRGGVPVGWRFGHKTGTGQDLMGRTAGYNDVGILIAPDGRSYGLAVLIGDTRRPIRERQALMQAVVQAIVASHAAPLG; translated from the coding sequence ATGATCGGGACGGAGCGGGATCCGCGGCAACATCCGCTGTCGAGCATCGGCGCGCTTGCGCTGCTGCTGGTCGGCTGTGTCGCGCCGTCCAGTCCGCAGGCATCCGTGCGACCCGCCATCGGCGTGCCCCAGGCGCGGGCGCAGACGACCAGCGGGCAGCGGACGATGCAGCCGTCCGTCCGCCCGGTCTATACCCCGCCGCCCATGCCCGTCCGGCGCCCCGCGCCGCCCCCGCCGCCCGTCGCGCCCGCCGCCCTGTCGGCGACGATCGACCGGCTGGGCCGCGATTTCGGCGGCAAGCTGGGCATTGCCGTGGTCAGCACCGATCAGTGTTGGTCGACGGCGTTCAACGGCGATGTGCCCATGCCGCAGCAAAGCGTCAGCAAGCTGTGGGTTGCCATCACGCTGATGGACCTGCGCGATCAGGGTCGGTTGACGCTGGACGATCCGATCACCGTCCGGCCAGAGGATATCACGCTGTTCCATTCGCCGGTATCGGCGCTGGTCAAGGGGGACGGCTATCGCACCACGGTGCGCGACCTGCTCGCCCGCGCCATGATGTCCAGCGACAATACCGCCAATGACCGGCTGCTCAATTATGTCGGCGGCCCCGAAGCGGTGCGCCGGATGGTCGCGCAAAAGGGGCTTGGATCGATCAAGTTCGGCCCTGGCGAACGATTGCTGCAATCCCAGACCGCGGGCCTCGCCTGGCGTCAGGAATATGCCGGCCGGGCATTCTATACCGCGCGGGCCAACCTGCCGCTGGTCACCCGGCAAAAGGCATTCGATGCCTATGTCGCCAATCCGATGGACGGCGCGGCGGCCAGTGCGATCGCCCATGCGCTGGTGCGGCTGCACAAGGGCGAATTGCTGTCCGAAGGATCGACGGCGCATCTGATGGGCCTGATGGAAGGATCGCGGACCGGCAAGGAACGGCTGCGCGGCGGCGTGCCCGTCGGCTGGCGGTTCGGGCACAAGACGGGCACGGGCCAGGATCTGATGGGCCGGACGGCGGGTTATAACGATGTCGGCATCCTGATCGCGCCGGACGGGCGCAGCTATGGCCTGGCCGTGCTGATCGGCGACACCCGCCGCCCGATCCGCGAACGACAGGCGCTGATGCAGGCGGTGGTGCAGGCCATCGTCGCCAGTCACGCCGCGCCGCTCGGCTGA
- a CDS encoding lipopolysaccharide biosynthesis protein — MSAANEEIAALAKGGRTNVMGFALRLLARLPFLFIAGRFYGPEIVGRFAVAVLVVEFAALVATLGLKRGLAQALSTTSRPHTHVVWDALIVALIASLIASALLIAFPQAMYPNSRVIGFERLLPFVVFAIACTDIALAALAYRHNVKATVTARAIVEPWTISIAAFVLYYASSRDGLILSYVLATLATLVAALVPFLKSYGLPRGWVPHPTPMFALARRNMPLAGADTIEWATRNVDRFILGLLFGPAVVGVYYMAQQVASLPQKLKTSFDPVLGPVVTQALKRDDRAAVAAQIRQVGFWIMAAQAALALIGSIPAEGVMGVIGPQFVVGAGALCFLLWAEVLASPGAVAESGLVYVARHRNLMVSILILSVQVALSFALVAIMRQLGWPEAWQAAGPAVALAATLVLGSAIKGWLLARLLKAPVSPLRWAFVWAVLATSLVGSAMTQLPEWAELTIGIPVMLIVYGVILWRFAFGPEDRALFSRIPGNQEPTLPIDERV; from the coding sequence ATGAGCGCCGCCAACGAAGAAATCGCCGCGCTGGCCAAGGGCGGGCGGACCAATGTGATGGGCTTTGCCCTGCGTCTGCTCGCGCGGCTGCCCTTCCTGTTCATCGCAGGCCGGTTTTACGGGCCGGAAATTGTCGGCCGGTTTGCGGTTGCCGTACTGGTGGTAGAATTTGCGGCGCTGGTCGCGACGCTGGGCCTAAAACGCGGCCTTGCCCAGGCATTGAGCACCACCAGCCGCCCGCACACCCATGTCGTCTGGGATGCGCTGATCGTCGCACTGATCGCGTCGCTGATCGCCAGTGCGCTGCTCATCGCCTTTCCGCAGGCCATGTACCCGAACAGCCGCGTGATCGGGTTTGAACGTCTGTTGCCCTTTGTCGTCTTTGCCATTGCCTGCACCGACATCGCGCTGGCGGCGCTGGCCTATCGCCACAATGTCAAGGCTACGGTGACCGCGCGGGCGATTGTCGAGCCTTGGACGATCTCCATCGCCGCCTTTGTCCTTTATTACGCTTCCTCCCGCGATGGCCTTATACTGTCCTATGTGCTGGCGACGCTGGCAACGCTGGTAGCGGCGCTCGTGCCGTTCCTGAAAAGCTATGGCCTGCCGCGCGGATGGGTGCCGCATCCAACGCCGATGTTCGCGCTGGCCCGGCGCAACATGCCGCTGGCCGGGGCCGACACGATCGAATGGGCGACGCGCAATGTCGACCGCTTCATCCTGGGCCTGTTGTTCGGTCCTGCGGTGGTTGGCGTCTATTACATGGCGCAACAGGTCGCCTCGCTCCCGCAAAAGCTGAAGACCAGTTTCGATCCCGTGCTTGGCCCGGTGGTGACGCAGGCGCTGAAACGGGATGACAGGGCGGCGGTGGCGGCCCAGATCCGGCAGGTCGGTTTCTGGATCATGGCGGCGCAGGCGGCGCTGGCGCTGATCGGCTCCATCCCGGCCGAAGGGGTGATGGGCGTGATCGGCCCGCAATTCGTGGTCGGCGCAGGCGCGCTGTGCTTCCTCCTATGGGCAGAGGTGCTGGCCAGCCCCGGCGCGGTCGCCGAAAGCGGCCTTGTCTATGTCGCGCGTCACCGCAACCTGATGGTGTCGATCCTGATCCTGTCGGTGCAGGTTGCGCTCAGCTTTGCCTTGGTGGCCATCATGCGCCAGCTGGGCTGGCCAGAGGCGTGGCAGGCGGCTGGCCCCGCCGTTGCGCTGGCCGCAACGCTGGTGCTGGGTTCGGCGATCAAGGGGTGGCTGCTCGCCCGGCTGCTCAAGGCGCCGGTATCGCCGCTGCGCTGGGCGTTCGTCTGGGCCGTGCTGGCGACATCGCTGGTCGGATCGGCGATGACGCAGCTGCCCGAATGGGCGGAGCTGACGATCGGCATTCCGGTGATGCTGATCGTCTATGGCGTGATCCTGTGGCGCTTTGCCTTTGGGCCGGAGGATCGGGCGCTGTTTTCGCGCATCCCGGGCAATCAGGAACCGACCCTGCCGATCGACGAGCGGGTCTGA
- the polA gene encoding DNA polymerase I, whose product MANHLYLVDGSSFIFRAYHVLPKLTNQHGEPAGAVYGYTTMLWKLAKDLHDADGPTHLAVILDKSETTFRNALYDQYKAHRPPAPEDLRPQFPMIRDATRAFSLPCIEEAGWEADDLIASYARAATARGWQVTIVSSDKDLMQLLDHPGVDMLDTMKDRRMGPEAVVEKFGVGPEKLGEVLALMGDSVDNVPGVPGVGPKTAAKLILEHGDVEGVLAAAPSMKPGKLRDNLIEHADMARLSRKLVALSEDVPLPEPLDDMALNGIPEAPLRSFLEHHGFRSLLAKLAPANGGAADGAADAGAAPAAGGQAAPQPAMPVVPAYPPIDRSRYETVTTIDALDRWVADARHIGVVAVDTETSALDCMAAELVGISLSTAPGNGCYIPLAHRGHDLLSDRPDQLALAQVVERLGPLLADPGVLKVGHNLKYDLIVLARHGMTVSPYDDTIVMSFALDAGRRPGHGMDELAMDHLGHQCIAFKEVVGTGKAQKSFGEIDLASATAYAAEDAEVTLRLWRAFKPRLTFEGGTRVYENVDRGLVQVLADMEMAGVKVDSARLSRLSHEFGEQMVALEARIHDAAGGPFAIGSPKQLGEVLFDRLGLKGGRKGKTGTYSTDVTELERIAAMRDTPGAEVARLVLDWRQLSKLKSTYTDALQQQVNASTGRVHTSYSLTGAQTGRLSSTDPNLQNIPIRTETGRQIRDAFVAEPGNVILAADYSQIELRLAAHIADVPALREAFAAGEDIHNRTAMELFGEVNRDTRGRAKTINFAILYGISRWGLAGRLDVTPDEAQSMIDRYFDRFPGISRYIADTLMMAKETGYTETLFGRKTHFPRLKSPNQNERAGSERAAINAPIQGTSADIIKRAMIRMGPALAEAGLPNVRMLMQVHDELVFELPAGDVDAARPVIERVMATAAEPAVTLTVPLGVEIGVGESWGAAH is encoded by the coding sequence ATGGCGAACCATCTGTATCTGGTCGACGGATCGAGCTTCATCTTCCGCGCCTATCACGTGCTGCCCAAGCTGACGAACCAGCATGGCGAGCCGGCGGGCGCGGTCTATGGCTATACCACCATGTTGTGGAAACTGGCCAAGGACCTGCACGATGCCGATGGACCCACCCATCTGGCGGTGATCCTCGACAAGTCGGAAACGACGTTTCGCAACGCATTGTACGATCAGTACAAGGCGCATCGCCCGCCTGCACCAGAGGATTTGCGGCCGCAATTCCCGATGATCCGCGATGCCACCCGGGCATTCAGCCTGCCCTGCATCGAAGAGGCGGGGTGGGAGGCGGACGACCTGATCGCCAGCTATGCCCGTGCCGCGACCGCGCGCGGATGGCAGGTGACGATCGTCAGTTCCGACAAGGATCTGATGCAGCTGCTCGATCATCCGGGCGTCGATATGCTCGACACCATGAAGGACCGGCGCATGGGGCCGGAGGCGGTGGTCGAAAAATTCGGCGTCGGCCCGGAAAAGCTGGGCGAGGTGCTGGCGCTGATGGGCGACAGCGTGGACAATGTGCCGGGCGTTCCCGGCGTGGGGCCGAAAACGGCGGCCAAGCTGATCCTGGAACATGGCGATGTGGAGGGGGTGCTGGCCGCTGCGCCGTCGATGAAGCCGGGCAAGCTGCGCGACAATCTGATCGAACATGCCGATATGGCGCGCCTGTCGCGCAAGCTGGTCGCGCTGTCCGAGGATGTGCCCCTGCCAGAGCCGCTGGACGACATGGCGCTGAACGGGATTCCCGAAGCGCCGCTGCGCAGTTTCCTTGAGCATCATGGGTTCCGTTCGCTGCTGGCCAAGCTGGCCCCGGCGAACGGCGGCGCGGCCGACGGCGCGGCGGATGCGGGTGCGGCCCCCGCCGCCGGCGGCCAGGCTGCGCCACAGCCGGCAATGCCGGTCGTTCCCGCCTATCCGCCCATCGACCGGTCGCGGTATGAAACCGTGACGACGATCGATGCGCTCGACCGCTGGGTTGCCGATGCGCGCCATATCGGCGTGGTTGCGGTCGATACCGAAACCTCGGCGCTGGACTGCATGGCCGCAGAGCTGGTCGGGATCAGCCTGTCCACCGCGCCGGGCAATGGCTGTTACATTCCGCTGGCCCATCGCGGCCATGACCTGTTGTCCGACCGGCCCGATCAGCTTGCGCTGGCCCAGGTGGTCGAACGGCTTGGTCCGCTGCTGGCCGATCCCGGCGTGCTCAAGGTGGGGCACAATCTGAAATACGACCTGATCGTGCTGGCCCGGCACGGCATGACGGTCAGCCCCTATGACGACACCATCGTGATGAGCTTTGCGCTGGATGCTGGTCGCCGCCCCGGCCATGGCATGGACGAGCTGGCGATGGACCATCTTGGCCATCAGTGCATTGCGTTCAAGGAAGTCGTCGGCACCGGCAAGGCGCAGAAAAGCTTTGGCGAGATCGATCTGGCCAGCGCCACCGCCTATGCCGCCGAAGATGCGGAGGTGACGCTGCGGCTGTGGCGCGCCTTTAAGCCGCGCCTGACGTTCGAGGGCGGCACCCGCGTCTATGAAAATGTCGATCGCGGCCTTGTTCAGGTGCTGGCCGACATGGAAATGGCGGGGGTCAAGGTCGACAGCGCCCGCCTGTCCCGGCTCAGCCACGAATTTGGCGAGCAGATGGTGGCGCTGGAGGCGCGGATCCATGACGCCGCCGGTGGCCCCTTTGCCATCGGCAGCCCGAAACAGCTGGGCGAGGTGCTGTTCGACCGGCTTGGCCTGAAGGGCGGGCGAAAGGGCAAGACGGGCACCTATTCCACGGACGTCACCGAACTGGAACGCATCGCTGCGATGAGGGACACGCCGGGGGCAGAGGTCGCCCGGCTGGTGCTCGACTGGCGACAGCTGTCCAAGCTGAAATCCACCTATACCGATGCGCTGCAGCAACAGGTGAACGCCAGCACCGGCCGCGTGCACACCAGCTATTCGCTGACCGGCGCGCAGACAGGGCGCCTGTCGTCCACTGACCCCAACCTGCAGAACATCCCGATCCGCACCGAAACCGGCCGCCAGATCCGCGATGCGTTCGTGGCGGAACCGGGCAATGTCATCCTGGCCGCCGACTATTCGCAGATCGAATTGCGGCTGGCCGCGCACATCGCCGATGTGCCTGCCCTGCGCGAAGCGTTCGCCGCCGGAGAGGATATTCACAACCGGACGGCGATGGAATTGTTCGGAGAGGTCAATCGCGACACGCGCGGCCGGGCAAAGACGATCAACTTCGCCATTCTCTACGGCATTTCCCGCTGGGGCCTGGCCGGGCGGCTGGATGTGACGCCGGACGAGGCGCAATCGATGATCGACCGCTATTTCGACCGGTTTCCGGGGATCAGCCGCTATATCGCCGACACGCTGATGATGGCCAAGGAGACGGGCTATACCGAGACGCTGTTCGGCCGGAAAACCCATTTCCCGCGCCTCAAATCGCCCAACCAGAATGAACGCGCCGGATCGGAACGCGCCGCGATCAATGCGCCCATTCAGGGGACGAGCGCCGACATCATCAAGCGCGCGATGATCCGCATGGGCCCGGCGCTTGCCGAGGCGGGGCTGCCGAACGTGCGGATGCTGATGCAGGTGCATGACGAACTGGTGTTCGAACTGCCCGCCGGCGACGTCGATGCCGCCCGGCCGGTGATCGAACGGGTCATGGCGACGGCGGCCGAACCGGCGGTGACGCTGACGGTGCCGCTGGGCGTCGAAATCGGCGTTGGCGAAAGCTGGGGCGCGGCGCATTGA
- a CDS encoding polyhydroxybutyrate depolymerase yields MRYLFALLIALGWLVSPAAAQDCRLPDPGTTGRVAIGQTGRSAWIHRPANHERGRLPVLFALHGSGGSGTAILKESGLEDTSDRHGFLLIAPDGGITAGQGFVWNIPGVPTVTGAMPTAQDADDVAFIGAAIDWLAARGCIDRQRVYATGFSGGGRMTSWLGCVASDRIAAIAPVVGLRAGNPRSDGSGFPDPATCAPERPVPVIAFAGDADTVNPVAGGGAGYWQYGMARAMARWADINGCRTMLAAREAAPGVVEQGYGDCRDGARVIGRVTRGAGHVWTPDNDALWAFLSRHRRR; encoded by the coding sequence ATGCGGTATCTGTTCGCGTTGCTCATCGCCCTTGGTTGGCTTGTCTCCCCCGCCGCTGCGCAGGATTGCCGCCTGCCCGACCCCGGCACCACCGGCCGCGTGGCCATCGGCCAGACCGGGCGGTCGGCATGGATCCATCGTCCCGCGAACCATGAACGGGGTCGCCTGCCCGTGCTGTTCGCCCTGCATGGCAGCGGCGGATCGGGAACGGCCATCCTGAAGGAATCGGGGTTGGAGGATACCAGCGACCGGCACGGATTTCTGCTGATCGCGCCCGATGGCGGCATCACGGCGGGCCAGGGGTTCGTGTGGAACATCCCCGGCGTGCCCACCGTGACCGGGGCCATGCCCACGGCACAGGATGCCGACGATGTCGCGTTCATCGGCGCCGCGATCGACTGGCTGGCGGCAAGAGGCTGCATCGACCGGCAGCGTGTCTATGCCACCGGCTTTTCGGGTGGAGGGCGAATGACCTCATGGCTGGGCTGCGTGGCGTCGGATCGCATCGCGGCGATCGCGCCGGTCGTCGGCCTTCGTGCGGGCAACCCGCGCAGCGATGGTTCCGGCTTTCCCGATCCGGCGACCTGTGCGCCGGAACGCCCGGTACCCGTCATCGCCTTTGCCGGGGATGCCGACACGGTGAACCCGGTGGCGGGCGGCGGTGCGGGTTATTGGCAATATGGCATGGCGCGGGCGATGGCCCGATGGGCCGACATCAATGGCTGTCGCACCATGCTGGCCGCGCGCGAGGCAGCACCCGGCGTCGTCGAACAGGGATATGGCGACTGCCGGGACGGGGCGCGCGTGATCGGCCGGGTCACGCGGGGCGCTGGCCATGTCTGGACGCCGGACAATGATGCGCTGTGGGCGTTCCTGTCCCGCCACCGGCGGCGATAG